Part of the Quercus lobata isolate SW786 chromosome 6, ValleyOak3.0 Primary Assembly, whole genome shotgun sequence genome, GCTTTCAGATTTACGTATTTCTCTCGTGCTTCATTGGACTATATAGTAAAATCTGGAAAGCAGCCCGATGTGCTACACATACACAACTGGGAGACTGCTATTGTTGGGCCACTTTTCTGGGATATATATGTTAACCAGGTGCAATTTGaaattgcttttctttttctcatattaaatttttttgatctGGCATGCTGCTGCAGCACATATATGCTATTACTCATTTTCgatattatttttctcattgGATCAATATAAAGTTGTGTTGGCACCTTGAAGTCAgctttgcttttctttatgaaggaaatttatcttatttttcccCCACCAATATTTATCTTTAAATAAATAGTTGATGTAGGTTCAGTATAATAATTTGGTGAAGTTACTTGAGTGAACCATCATGCTAATTGGAATATGGATTAGCAATGAGTGTACACTCTTACAGACACTTTGCTTGGAAAAAATGGAGACATTTTTAAAGCCTCCTTTCTCTTGTGGATGAGTGGGAAAGTTCTCTGTGTGGAAGAATATTGACAGTAATGGGTAGCTAGATAGATGGAACTACACTACCAGATTGTGAAAGTTAAAATTATCATATCTGCTCCTGGCTTCTAACTATTGATTTCTTCATGGAATTCCTCATCAAGTCCTAGTGGTCACATAAAAGGGCAATAGGCAGTATGTGGGCCTTTGGAACCCATATTCATAACTGTGAATTTCAGTCTTTAAACTCAAAATTCTTTAGAGCAGGATTTATACTCATTCACTAGTTCCTGTTATGCTGAGGTGAAAGCTCTCTAAGCGCTGTTTTTTGGCTTTAAATAATATGGGACAGTTGATTTCTTTCAGCTAATGCCAGTTTTTCTCTATTCCATATTATTTTGTGGTTTTCATTCTCACAAATAGAAATGCTCTCACTTGTTTATATAGGGACTTGGAGGTACTAGAATATTATTGACATGCCACGACTTTGATTCACAGGCAAGTTTCTTTCTTGTAAATCTTTCTGGCTTAACTTGACATTATTTGATATCCCCCATATTTATGCTTTAGTGTCTTGAGCAACCGGATAAGCTTTCACTATGTGGACTTGATCCTCCTAGACTTCACCGTCCAGATCGTTTGCAAGATAACACTAAGACACATCTTGTCAATATTTTGAAGGTATGCCCTATTGCCTATTAAAGCTTACTCGTTCTTCTTTCATTCCCTCAAATACTGCATAATCCattatttagctaaaaatatCATTTAGGATGTCTTGTCAAAGTATTTCTAGCATTGGTGACATGTTTTTGCTCCACCCTCTTTTCAACATgcctaaaaatattgtagaaattaAGTCCAACTTGACTTAAGCGAATTTCTAAATTCCAACCAAAGCAAGATTGTATGTTTGTATGTATGTGAATCATATGTTTAGTTTGCAAGGATCGGATACTgctttgaaataaagaaagccAGAATCTCATGTCATTGGTCAATTCTATTGTTACATCTTACATGTCAATCGATAAGGAAACTCTTTACTTATTGATTCATATACCTAACTCGAGTTGATTTGAAACCTTGGATGTGCAATAAAGGATTTGATTAATATTGTAACTTTATAGGCACCACTGTACCTCTGGTGGAAAAATGACTTGcagttatttatttttgttctttttttttttttgaagaaatgcCTTTAAATTTTCATATCTTATTAAGTGTAGCACTCTTGTTGTGTCATTTGTCattttaataggaaaaaaagtaGGGCcggattttgggttttcttttgcCCGTGTATGATCTTGAAGGACAAAGGTATATATGCACCCTACAATAGGGTGAAGTTAAATTCAATGCTGTTTCATCAATATCAGATGAGGATActgaattatccaaaaagaagaaggatgaaGGATACTTATTGACTCTCTTTCACAAATTTCTTGGAGTTTATTGaacttttgaattttagaatttttttttttctttttttgggggtcttgacacccccccccccctctttaattatttattaaaagaaaattgttgttAAATGAATAGAGATACATAAATCTTAAGATTCAAAAAGAGACATTAGTCTTGTTAGAaatatggttaagtgattaagtTCACCATTTCCTATGAGCTCAAAATTTTCGGGACAATTGTCAATTTATCATGGTATAAGAGTAGGTGGTCAtaagttcaaagttcaaactctgTCTTCACTCTACATGCCAAAGTTAAAAATTCTAGTGTTTGGCCCAGTAATTAAGGGGGGAGTATGCTCACATTTGAGGGGGAATGTTGcaattatggttaaatgattaagtTTACTATTTCCTAATAGATTAAGCTTTTTGGGACAATCGGTTGTTTATTACATCTCACATGACAACTAGGTTGAAAATGTCTGGTTTATGATTTAATACAAATGGTATGGTTAACAAGGGAAGGCCAGCTTGCAAGAATTTCCTTTTCATACCCCTTTCCTTacctagaaagaaaaaataatagcaCACCAACAAcgagcttttatttttatgtcttttaCATTTTCTTCACATCTTTACCTAAATTTAAGCTTCTACATCTGTTGAAATGGTCTCTCAAATTATTTACCTTGATCATTTATATTATTCTTATATTGCAAAATCTCTGAAGCTTCTTGCGTCTTTTGACTGTCTGGcatcacttaaaattttgagtttatacGTGTTTGCAGGGCGGAATTGTTTACTCTAATCAGGTTGTGATGGTGTCATCCATGAACTCAAAAGGCAGAATCATTAGTAGTTTCAGTCATGAATTAAAACCTACCTTAAGCATCCACCAGTAAGTAACGCCTGtttaccattttaaaatttgaataatacaATGTTTTTTCTTCTGTGAGTCGTTGTTTTTGTTAATCCCCCCTTTCATTGTATGCAATCTGAAAAGGAGCAGAAAGTTCTTGATATAACAAGTTTAATGGCCCAGTAATATGGTGCTTACCTATATtcttgccaattttttttttctttacctccTTGCTTAGTATACTTGAAATCTGCTTCTTTCTTATGTTGATAATCTCTTCTATTTTCCTGTATTTCAGGGACAAGTTGGTTATTGCTCCCTATGGATTTGACAAGTCCACCTGGGATCCTTCTAAGGACAACTTTCTTCCAGAAAATTATAGTGCAGAGGATATGAAAGGGAAAACTGTTTGCAAAGTTGCATTACAGCAACACCTGGCGTTATCTGGCAGTGCTTCTTCTATTCTTGTAAGCTTTGCAGCTGGGGTCATTTTTAAACTTTGTTGCTTTTTTTGTCTTGACCAATTAATTATTTCTAAGTAACATGGTAATCTAAATGTATGTGTGAAAAACTACtaatgaaataaaaaagtaCGTGTCTGACCTTAACTAATATGTTGAGAATCCATAGCTGACGGCAAAATTTTAGGACtcaggctttgttgttgttgttaagtgaATCTAATACCTTAAGGTGAATATGGGATGTGTACTGATTTCAGAAATTGAATGTCTCTTTTTACAAGATTTTGTGTATGCAAGTAAGAAGCACTATGGATAAAGGGTTGTTTGATATTAGTTTCGATGTTTGTTTGACTATATTATGTACGAGTATCAGAATATCTTACTATTATTCCTGCATAAAgatgtatatatatgtgcaaGGGTGACTGTGCCTATAAAAAGTATAGTTGCTTTAAAATTGGCAGAACTAAATCTGTTCTCAGAATGTTTGATGTAAAACATAGGTAAATTTTGTTCAACAGTTCAGTTTAACATTAGCTCTGCAGAGTGCATATATTTCTGCAATTACTGTGGAGGTTGCATGAACCTGGATCTTCCATATAAGTGGACCTTACATCTGTGGGTCCCCTGTAATGAATGGTCCATGTCAGGTAGCAAAACTTATTGCAGCTGATAATGTCtctattttgcaaaatttgatGGTATGACTCAAATACTTCAATGGAATAGTGCTTAGATGTAACCTGAACTGGACCTAAAACTCAATgacagaaaaaaatttctttggttttatttacaaaatagtGAGCCCGGCAGATTAGCCCATTTCCCAAATATATGGAGGTTGAGAAAAGTAATTATTTCAGTTAAGGGATGTTTTTCTCCACGTCTTTCTTCTGTCTTTTGAAAAGATAGTTATATGGAGTGGCTTAGGTGTATCTTTTGTTCTCTTTTAGGTGGTTGATGAACTGGGATGATGTTCCACTTCGTTTCTTATCATTCTAATGATTTTTCTGTCCttaattttattagtttctttcttctctttattGGAATGGTCACTGAAGTGAGGATCTGATGTTTTATCAGGTCGGATGCTTCTTCGCAGAACTATCAGAAATTGATATGGAGAACTTGAAGGCAGTTGTTCAGAATGCAACCAGGAGAGGCGTCCAGGTTCTTGCTTCTATCAGAGTTTGTGGTTACTTTTTCCTAAGAAAATGCATAACTTAGTGGACGAATTTAACTGAAATCCCTTACCAGATGATGTGGTAGTGagtttatatttttgttagaactAGGTTACAATTTGTTGATGGTAAGGGAAAATGTAATGCGCCACATTATTTGTTAAGACTGGATATATATCtgggttttaattttcttctttttcctttggaTTTCTCATTGATGTGACTGTTAAGTTGAATCCTACAGGTTATTTTAGTGGAAATCAGCAAAAATTCAATCACAAATAAGAAACTGGAATCTTTTCAAGAACTCCTCAAGGTACAGGCCTCACTTCCTTttgttcttcatcttctttgacACCCTTCAACAACTTATCATACACAATAAATAGAAACAATTGCATTCAAAACTTTGTTGGTTTTAGGCCATATTCCATCATCCTATCATATTCGAGCTGACAATGACTGTTCTGTTCTTAACTGCGTGCTATTTAAACTATTTGTTTCGAAATTaaagttttctagaaaatgagtcattttccaaagaacattttctagaaaactatctcatttcCTTGAAAATGAGCTCGAAAACGTGAATCTTTACCCCTTTGTTTCATGTGgtgtgagatagagttgtttttcataaaaatttaatagaaaacaatctctaaaaaacAAGTTTTACATTGACCAACCAAACTATCTTCACATAAGTTTTTCCATCCAAACAGTCCATCAAAACAAAGGGAACATTAATTCAAAAAAGACAGAATAGTTTGTTTGATGAGCTACTCGCTGATAATAACATTTGTATGTTTTCTTTGTATGTACTCAGGATCAAAATGTGAGATTTATAAACAGACTTGGTGAAGCTATATCACATTTAGTCTTTGCAGGATCTGACATTATCTTGTGCCAATCTTTTCATGAACCTGATCTCCAAGTGCCAGTAAGTCCTGTCACTCTCACTATTTATATGTAAAGTTTCTTATGAATGTTTTTCAAACTCCAAGCTACCACCTTCATGGACCACTGGGctttattatcaatttttcaaAGAGATCCCATACACACTAGCACATGCATAAATACAGAAATACATGTATATGCATGTACATATGAATACAAACCACTAGATGTCTATATTCCCGTTACTTGAAGTTGGCTGCATGGATCTCTTCTTGAAGTGCATATTCCAGCTACCCTTTTTTCATCTTCATTATGGTTGGCTATATGAATTCTCTTGCAGTACTGGCATGCAGCTCTATCTAGGGCTATTTCCTCATGATTCTGTTTTATTTTCTCTGCCCCATGTTCTTTTTAGACTGTTTTTTGTCCTCAAAGTGCTGTTATCTGTATTTGAACAATTCTCTCTGTTCTGGTGCACTTTGTTCATCTTCATGCCTGGCTGAATTATGATAGATactatgatttgttataaatttgGTGCTGCTTCCACaacctctttttctttgtatgaCCAATTGATGTGTGCACATGAAATTTACTATAAAATGTAATGTTCTGCAAAATGTTGTTTcctgttgttttattttttggttgtgaaAAATATAGCTCAAGGCTTTAAAATATGGAGCCGCGCCAATTGCAATAACCTCCACTGATGATATTTCCAGGTAaccgggtttttttttttttgggcagaGAAGTATATTAAATATCTATCTTTTTTCTCTTAACTCAATAAAAAGCGAAGAATTCATACTTCTCTGCTCAACGACTTTACAGGAACTTTGTAGATTATGACTACGAGAGGACTAAATTCTCCCAGTTCATCAGCTCTAACTTTGGAAAAATGTCCTTAAGCCAAGCCCTAGATGAAATTGTATGAATTTATTTGGGTGATCATAGTCATAGACTTCCCTTCTTTTTTCCTGGGGTTTTGATTCTGCAGTTGGAGGAAAGTAATTATTTAGGAGAATGTTTTGTGTAGCTAAAGGGTACTAAAGATTTGAGCTTTGTTGTCTGTAGGAGAACAATCCATCCAGATGGAATCGAAAAATATTGGCTGCAATGGCAATGGACTTCTCCTGGGATGCAGAGTGCTGTGATGTGCATGTTTCTGCCTACACTGCCATCAAAAAATTGTGAAGCAGGACcttatgtatgtatatatgtacatatttaatttgtatatgAATTGAGCATATTACAAATAAGGAATTGAACAGaataatccctttttttttaatggatttctTAACTACTCATGTTCagaataaatgaataaataaattccttataaaaatacctaaattctttatttaattCGTACGCTATTGTTGAGTCTCATCAGTGTAGCATTTCAGTCCTttttggtccattcagtccattTCTGGCTACTTTGGTCCATTCGGTCCACTTAAATTCATTTCGGTCCGTtcagtccatttggtccattcaTTCTACTTCATTTAGTTCGGTTCAGTACACATTGGTCCATTTATTCCCTTccaatcaatttggtccatttaggTTCACTTTTGTTCATTTGGTCTGCCTTGGTGATGCTTTGGGAGCTGCTTCATTAAcaattatgtcatttttttaacaaggtgttagtaagttcttgataaaattacatttttttaatgttatgaaagtcttgtattttttttttttaataatataagtaATAGATTTACTTATATCTGCTTCCTCTTTAGTTTATTAAGGACTTATAGATGATGAACCATTTGTAAGGAACACTAAAAACAAATTCCAATCACACATtgcattatttacaaaatatcttgCCTTATAATATTTGAATGCAAAATGcattattttccttaaaaaaaaaaattacaaaatttacaacactatcatataaaaaatatagatagcTTAgttaaaaaatctaatatattgtatcaattatactttattagaaaataatcacatcattttaagaAGGATTTGAGACTAATGCTTATAAGTCTTGTCTACTATTTTCATCTAtcacttaacccaaaaaaaaagttgtcaaattttTCTACACATTGCAAGAGTTTGCGACTAgttcatataaatttaaaacccaattaaaaattatatattaaaataataacataaaataaaataagtgggTTTTCAAAGATTTATGTAATGACTGAtagcattagaaaaaaaaaaaatcaacaaatggtgaaatgtttcattttatatatattgactaAATTATACTTACCTTTATTAGTTTgagatggtttttatttttttggtttattaagtttgagatttttcattttggtttactaagtttgattttgttttcaaaatagtcATTTCATTCTTGTCAATGACTAATATGGACGtaaagttagagagagagagagagagaaatgaaataACATTGATTTGTTGACTCTCACAATGATCATTTTGAAAATGAACAAACTTggtaaacaaaaatgaaattccCAAATTGaaaagaccaaaatagaaacaattcaaatttcaagtattaaaatatgatatgatatggaATCCAAATTTCAAGTATTAAAATATGATATGTCTATGCGATCAATGGAATGGGCAAAATGGCCTTTATAGCTATGATATGATATTATGTTTATGTACAATGATTTTATAGTTTAATTGACAAATTTGGTATTTTTAGCGAAGACTTTTATAGTTCAAATCTCCTAATTATcccattatccaaaaaaagtaGTAGTAATTAGAAtaatgatattaaaaataatatcaaatgtAACCCACACCTTTGCATATAAACATTCAACAATGATAATATATgggttaaaataaataaattttaaatatcaagaccaaaattaaaattgcaCGAAACCAtaagttattattttatttttaattctttagatcCCCTAGATACCAATTGGTCTgcgccaccaaaaaaaaaaattttttttttttaattttatttataagaataccaattggtttttgagCCAGAACccataataattttcatttttagttaaaaatgaaattaccAAAACCTCATCTCTTTAGACTTTGCAGTGTAACATTTTACTATTTGAGAGAAGATTCTTGGTAGCGCCTACCAGTCCAGGTACAGAGAGTGTATCGGTTGGAGGGTATACGGATGACTGATGGATAAACTACCATGTTTCGGTAATACTAACTCAGTATTTATCTTggaatttttcattcaataaaTAAGTGTTACTTGtttcaaaaaactatatcagacgctatcaaaaaaaaaaaaaaaaattatatcagactactttaataaattaatcacaatcttCTATATTATTAGgaagataaattaatcatttatagGAATAGTTTGatgtgatttttaaaaatagggaTCCCTTATTTACTGGGTaccaaataacaaaatagatgTTGAGGTGTATTACcgaaaaattgtatttttctcaTAGTCATGAGGGAGCAACGTGGACCTTGGACTTGGAGTTGCAGCCTGTACCTGGAGGATGCTTGCGTTGCTTAACAAAGACTACCAAGGAACAacacaacaaacaaaatagtataaaactatatatatatatatatatatatctcaaatatcagataacaaaaatcaatcctccatcacaacaaaaacaacttcCCCCTTAAGAAATGGATTCACTCCATCCTAACCGTTCCAATCtcgaagacgaagaagaaaTGGACACTAAACCCTTAAAACACGACGACTCAGCTCCCACTTCTTCTCCTTCATGGTTCACCCCCAAAAGGTACAACACAATTCAGACCTTCTCGTATTTTCAATTctgtattgcaaaaaatattctCGTTTTCAACTACATCAAATTTCTAGGGTTTGCGTGTCAGTGTTTTCTAATGTCTGATTGCTTTTCGAAAACTATAAtctctgtttggttgccaagaaaacaTGTTAACATTTACGTATTTATTGCTAATTTCTTTAGGAAATGGAGTGAATGATTGATTAATGAATTAATTTatgatactatatatatatatattttttctgtaATGCAAACATTTAATCATAAGGAAGGAAAGCTGAATTTTGTGTGAATTAAAGTTCAGCTTGGATTGCAATGTTTGCTGATTGGGATTTAATGCTTagttttgtttgaaaaaataaaatgaagattTTTGGAAACTGGCTCCTGCATATGTTGATAAAGGatttattttctgtttgcaGGTTACTCTCGATCTTCTGCGTAATTAACATGATAAATTATGTGGATCGAGGTGCAATAGCAAGCAATGGTGTAAATGGTAGTCTTGGGACTTGCACGGATGGTGGAACTTGCACTTCCGGTAGCGGGATTCAGTAAGATCTACTGGAATTATTTTGTATGATTATGTAATTATCAACTACAAATTTTACACACAATTCATCAGGGAAATAAAGTTAACCTACTATGAAGTCAATACGAGACACATTATGTCGTGCTTGCTAAGAGTTAGACTTGCATGAATCCTATGTAGATAAATTCAAAGTCCCATATTCCCAGTACAGCAAAGGGGttaaaatgaagaagaagaaagattcaGCACCCATGTCTTACTATTTTCAGATATGATAACTACTAGTACCATTAATAACTCTTGTAACTATTGCAATTTATTatgttataaaatattattaagatACTATAGGGTTTTGAATTCCTAGATGGCTATGAATGAATTTCTGGAAATGAAAACTTGAAATGATATGCTGGAACTCATCTTCATCCAAGACTAGGATAGTGTTTATGTCGTGAAGCAAATGAACTTTGGTTAAAGGCGGGTTCAAGATCCACTGTATGCATGTGttcttttcacataaaaaagaaacaacaaataGTGATGTAGCTCATGAATGATGTGTACTCTACCTCTCCCCACCACACCCTCTCTATGTATTTGTCTCTTTCCATGCTCATGAAGATACATGCTTATGTTCCAAAGACACAAACAAGGTATAAGgatactaaaaataaatgcaatgcCAACCAAATTTTTATGTTCTAAATTTTCATTATATtgtaataatttcattaaaaaaacacaaaaagttGTGTGACCCTTATACATGGGAAGTATACAAAGGAAGAAAAGACTAAGGAACACAAATCCTGAGCAATATCacaatgaaggaaaagatgtGACATTGACTCCTCATGGCTCTTACACATATAACACTAATCCATGATAATTAATCCCCTTTCCTTGAGATCATCTGCTGTCAAAATTTTCCCCATTCAACACACCAAGAGAAAAAAGCCTCTCTTGATGGTGCTCATATGTTTTGGAATGCTTTGCCATTGAAAGTGTTTTTTCCACTCCCATATGAAAAGCATTGTAATAGCTCTTGATTTGAAAATATTACATTTCAAAGGAATTCAAGCcattttgtcttcttcttcttccatatAAGCTTGATTGCATATTTGCATTTAAATATTTATCCCACTGTCCCGTTTCGTTGGCCTTCtgttccattttgggatgtcccaaaatatggTCCTCTCCTCTTTGAAAAGTCAATGGAGatgatgttaattttttttcaaattaccCTTTTCATTATTTGAAGGGTTAATATTCCTCtttatttgagtttaaattaaAGTTGGTTGTTTTGGAAACttacatattttaatttaaaatacaatGCATTAAATGATGTTACCTTGCATTTTCTAAACAAAACCAGCAGTAGGGGATGGAGGAAGTAATTGTATGCACACATAGTGGCATATTTTATCTGACAAGTCTCTCATAGAACTTTATGTGCATGTGTGTACGCGTGCATTGGCATATTCTATGATACAATCTTTATCACATTTCAAGATTGATAATTTTCTCAGGTCTCTCATAGAactttatgtatgtgtgtgtgtgtgtgggtgcgCATGTGAGTAagttctatttattttatttagttattcaGTTAAACCAATGATTTGTTATCGTAATAAATAGCAATAACTACTTCATCCaatttgcatatttttaattttctatttaagCTAGAAGtttggtattatttatataCATTCTTATATGAAATTAAAATGACTGCCATTTGATTTGATCTGAATGGCGCCAGCCATCGTATTAATTAATCTTACTTTTTCTTGATAAGATTCTCACATCTGTGAAATGCTTGACTGTTCAGGGTGCTCTTAATAAAATTCGATGTAAATCCAAAGATGTGGAATGCACCAGAAGCCAATTATTAGCAACTTTTTCTAGCACTTTATTTCATTGGTCTCGTGTGTGGGGCTATATTCATTGTGATTCCATTCCTGTGTTTCTAGATTCTTTAtctttttgtgcataatttttgtaattcttttacTACTTCATGCCCTTGCTCATTGCagtcttttttaataaaatttattatttatcaaaaaaaataaaaataaaaggagtgTTTGGGGTGTAGTGTTTATGCTTCTTGTTGGATTTGTGCTTGCTATATATGCATGCATAACGTACACATACCAGATATCAATTCTTTGTCTATTTATGACTAGTAAAGTAAGATTTACCGCCGATGGGTACATGGACAGGCTGGCAGCCTTCATGCATGAACACACACTGCAATCATTCCTCCCCTACACCCACACCCCCATGACATTCTAAATTTCGGGAGAAGATGTAACCGTTCTTAATCTATTGGCTGAAATTTTACAATCATCCTCTTCCAACATTATGACTTGTAGTTGAAGCTTGATAtgctatagattttttttttaatttatttaaatttttagatgcTATGATATGCTACAGAATTTGTTTCCTTAAAATCTTGGTCTTCTTTGGCTTATCATATCATTATTCTTGCAGGGGAGAATTCAACTTGAGCAATTTTGAAGATGGTGTTCTTTCTTCTGCATTTATGGTAGGACTTCTTGTGGCATCTCCAATATTTGCATCCTTGTCAAAAAGGTGAACACCTTCTGTAGTATATAAGTTGCTCACTAAAATAATATCAGTGTCTTATCATTTACCTTATTGGGATCCAAGTTCTTATACATAGCACATCATTGCACTTGCAGCCACAATCCCTTTAGGCTTATTGGAGTTGGGTTATCTGTTTGGACATTGGCTGTAATTGGGTGTGGTTGTTCCTTTGATTTTTGGTCCATCACAATATGTCGCATGTAAGTTTAACAAAACTGTTGCTTTCAAGAACTGCACTTTTTTTAGTGCCTTTTATCGCCTTCATGTACTAGATTGTGAACTTTAACATGCGAGTTGTCTGTCTAGGCTGGTTGGTGTCGGAGAGGCTTCTTTCATAAGTCTTGCTGCTCCATTTATAGATGATCATGCTCCTGCTGCTCAGGTTTGTTTGCTTTGCTTCATcttttagtttctatttttaagttattattgaacttttagaattttctatttatttatctgctgattttgcatttattttatataattctttGTCATGGCCCCAGAAAACAGCATGGCTTGCAACATTTTACATGTGTATACCAGCTGGAGTTGCTCTAGGCTATGTTTATGGTGGATTGGTAAGTTTCATATTTGGGTAGCTAAACCTCCAGATTCTGTATCTATGATTctctttttggttaaaattgcagcttcttttgtct contains:
- the LOC115994395 gene encoding glycogen synthase isoform X3, which encodes MLTMTSLNAVTIPSPPNPTAALRKPLRPRPVCCLRGGNGLYNKGSPRVDLFRSAGLDNMEIHQSSNGELEVKRNNIGKLFREAQQNILYLNKQRLVAVEELNKANREKQLLLDRIERLEVEKQAGVGKVEELDKANREKQLLLDRIERLEVEKQAGVGKDKLSLCWELLLRIDSMVLSGMISAGEASDFRRLIMDHKVIVADAFNEILQKKDAELLAELLQFSDRSKKSGFHVIHICTEMSPLVSVGSLASYVTGLSCALQRKGHLVEVILPKYAIMDLDEVQGLQEIKAGFYSYFNGQQHGNRIWTGVVNGIGVSFIEPLYYSSFFSREKVYGYSDDFERFTYFSRASLDYIVKSGKQPDVLHIHNWETAIVGPLFWDIYVNQGLGGTRILLTCHDFDSQCLEQPDKLSLCGLDPPRLHRPDRLQDNTKTHLVNILKGGIVYSNQVVMVSSMNSKGRIISSFSHELKPTLSIHQDKLVIAPYGFDKSTWDPSKDNFLPENYSAEDMKGKTVCKVALQQHLALSGSASSILVGCFFAELSEIDMENLKAVVQNATRRGVQVILVEISKNSITNKKLESFQELLKDQNVRFINRLGEAISHLVFAGSDIILCQSFHEPDLQVPLKALKYGAAPIAITSTDDISRNFVDYDYERTKFSQFISSNFGKMSLSQALDEIENNPSRWNRKILAAMAMDFSWDAECCDVHVSAYTAIKKL
- the LOC115994395 gene encoding glycogen synthase isoform X1; this translates as MLTMTSLNAVTIPSPPNPTAALRKPLRPRPVCCLRKNRGGNGLYNKGSPRVDLFRSAGLDNMEIHQSSNGELEVKRNNIGKLFREAQQNILYLNKQRLVAVEELNKANREKQLLLDRIERLEVEKQAGVGKVEELDKANREKQLLLDRIERLEVEKQAGVGKDKLSLCWELLLRIDSMVLSGMISAGEASDFRRLIMDHKVIVADAFNEILQKKDAELLAELLQFSDRSKKSGFHVIHICTEMSPLVSVGSLASYVTGLSCALQRKGHLVEVILPKYAIMDLDEVQGLQEIKAGFYSYFNGQQHGNRIWTGVVNGIGVSFIEPLYYSSFFSREKVYGYSDDFERFTYFSRASLDYIVKSGKQPDVLHIHNWETAIVGPLFWDIYVNQGLGGTRILLTCHDFDSQCLEQPDKLSLCGLDPPRLHRPDRLQDNTKTHLVNILKGGIVYSNQVVMVSSMNSKGRIISSFSHELKPTLSIHQDKLVIAPYGFDKSTWDPSKDNFLPENYSAEDMKGKTVCKVALQQHLALSGSASSILVGCFFAELSEIDMENLKAVVQNATRRGVQVILVEISKNSITNKKLESFQELLKDQNVRFINRLGEAISHLVFAGSDIILCQSFHEPDLQVPLKALKYGAAPIAITSTDDISRNFVDYDYERTKFSQFISSNFGKMSLSQALDEIENNPSRWNRKILAAMAMDFSWDAECCDVHVSAYTAIKKL
- the LOC115994395 gene encoding probable starch synthase 4, chloroplastic/amyloplastic isoform X5 encodes the protein MLTMTSLNAVTIPSPPNPTAALRKPLRPRPVCCLRKNRGGNGLYNKGSPRVDLFRSAGLDNMEIHQSSNGELEVKRNNIGKLFREAQQNILYLNKQRLVAVEELNKANREKQLLLDRIERLEVEKQAGVGKDKLSLCWELLLRIDSMVLSGMISAGEASDFRRLIMDHKVIVADAFNEILQKKDAELLAELLQFSDRSKKSGFHVIHICTEMSPLVSVGSLASYVTGLSCALQRKGHLVEVILPKYAIMDLDEVQGLQEIKAGFYSYFNGQQHGNRIWTGVVNGIGVSFIEPLYYSSFFSREKVYGYSDDFERFTYFSRASLDYIVKSGKQPDVLHIHNWETAIVGPLFWDIYVNQGLGGTRILLTCHDFDSQCLEQPDKLSLCGLDPPRLHRPDRLQDNTKTHLVNILKGGIVYSNQVVMVSSMNSKGRIISSFSHELKPTLSIHQDKLVIAPYGFDKSTWDPSKDNFLPENYSAEDMKGKTVCKVALQQHLALSGSASSILVGCFFAELSEIDMENLKAVVQNATRRGVQVILVEISKNSITNKKLESFQELLKDQNVRFINRLGEAISHLVFAGSDIILCQSFHEPDLQVPLKALKYGAAPIAITSTDDISRNFVDYDYERTKFSQFISSNFGKMSLSQALDEIENNPSRWNRKILAAMAMDFSWDAECCDVHVSAYTAIKKL